The genomic interval AGAACACCCACACCGCCCCGACGACCGGGCCGAGCGAGGGCGGCACGGCGAAGGTGAGCGCGAAGAGCACCGGCAGAGCCAGCGCGCCGATCAGCATGAGCCGGCGTCGCGTACCGTGCCGGGCGAGGTCGCGATCGGTCAAGGCGCCGATGATCGGATCGATGATGACATCCCAGACCTTGGCGACCGTGATCACCAGGCCGGCGACGAGCGCTGCGACGCCGAGCGAGTCGGTCAGGTAGTACGCCAGCACGAGCCCTGGAAGGGTGGCGAAGCCGCCGGTGCCGAGCGAGCCGGTCGCGTACCGGGCGATCGTGCCCCTCGAAAGACGAACGTCCGCGGGCGAGGGGGCGGCAGTGCTCATCGCGCCAGTGTAGGTGAGGTGCGAGTGCGTCTTGGGGCGGCTGTGGAGTGAGTGCGCTTCGTCTCGCGAAGCGGTCCCTGAGCGGGTCGAAGGGCGCTCAACGACCGGCGTCGTCCGCCCGCACCGCATCCGCCACGGCGAGCAGCCCGCGGTAGGTCTCGGCGAAGCTCGTCGAGAGGGGTGAAAGGCCGATCCGCAGACCCGCGGGATCGCGGTAGTCCGGAATGACGTCATCCGCCCACAAGCGAGCCGTCACCGCCCGCATCTCGGGGTGGGAGAGCGTGACATGCCCGCCGCGGGATGCGGCGTCGCGGGGCGAGGCGACGCTCACGCCGAGGGGAGCCAGCAGCGCATCGCACACGCGCAGCGCGAACTCGGTGAGAGCGACGGATTTCGCGCGGATCGCGTCGATGCCGGCATCCTGGATCATCTCGAGGGTGTCCTGCATCGCGAGCATGCCGACGATCGGCGGGGTGCCCGAGAGGAACCGGCGCATCCCGTCGGCAGGGCGATAGTCCGGGCCCATCGCGAACACGTCGGCGGTGCCCATCCATCCTTGAACCGGCTGCGCGAGCGCGGCCTGGTGCCGATGCGCGACGTAGGCGAATGCGGGGGAGCCCGGTCCGCCGTTGAGGTACTTGTAGGTGCAGCCGACGGCGAGGTCGAAGCCCCAGGCGTCCGCCTCGACCGGCACCGAGCCGGCCGAGTGGCAGAGATCCCACAGGATGAGCGCACCGGCGTCGTGCGCGATGCGGGTGAGAGAGGCGGCATTCGCGAGATAGCCCGACCGGTACGCGACATGGCTCAGCACGACGACCGCCGTCGAAGGACCGACGGCCTCCGCCAGCGCCTCTGCCGTCACGCCCGCGGCCAGGTCGACGTCCACCCATCGGACGCGCCCGCCGCGTTCGCGGGCGATTCCGTCGACGAGATAGCGGTCGGTGGGGAAGTTGTCGCGGTCGACGACGATCTCGACGCGGCCGGGGTCGGCGCTGTGCTGCGCATCGAACGCGGCGCGGATGAGCTTGTACAGCAGCACCGTCGTCGAGTCGCCGATGACCGTCTGGCCGGGTGCGGCACCGATGGCCGATCGCCCGATCGCGTCGCCGATCGTGAAAGGCAGCCGCATCCACGACTCGTCCCAGCCGCGGATGAGGCGCCCGCCCCATTCGTCTCGCACGAAGGCCGAGAGCCGGTCGAGGCTCGCCCGCGGCGGGCGTCCGAGTGAGTTGCCGTCGAAGTAGACGAGTGATGTCTCAGACCCGACGAACGCGTCGCGGTATCGCCGCAGCGGGTCGGACCCGTCGAGAGCGGAAGCCTCGGCCTCGAGCGAATCGACCACGGCGGCGTCAGTGGGCGTCATGGATGAGCTCCTCGGCAGGAACGACGGTGGCGCCACCCAGCCATTCCGGGATGTCGTCGATCGTCGCGGGTGCGTCGCCGGCGACGAATGTCGCGATCGCTGTCGACACATCGACGCCCGGCCAAGAGTCGGTCAACGCATCGATGAGGTCAGGCCCGCGCAGTCCGCAGTCATGCAGCGCGGCGAGTTCGCGGACGATGACGCCGACGGGTCGCTCGCCGTTGCCGAGGTCCGTGCCGTAGAAGACGCGGCCGCCCGCAGCCGCGAACGCCGCCAGGTTGGCGCGCGCGGTCGCCTCGGCGTTCGAGTCACCCTGATGGATGTCGAGCGTCGAGATCCAGCACTGATCCGCGCTCACCGCCCGGGCGATGAGCTGGGCGTCGAGGACTTCCGTGAACGGTGTGTGCGCGAGCACATCGACGCCCGCATCGAGCGCGAGCAGCGTCATCCCGTCGCCCTCGACGTGCGCGACGACCGAGAGCCCGCGCTCGTGCGCACTCGTGACGATCGCGGCGAGTGTGGGTGGATCGAAGACGGGGCCGAACTCTGCGTTGAGCGAGAGCTTGATGAGCGATGCCCCGAACGTCGCCTGCTCGTCGACCGCGGTCCTGGCTCCGCCTCGCACACCCGGATGGCGCGATGCATCGGTCACCTCGCGCACGATCGCGTCGGGGGCCCAAGGCCGGCCCCACGGGTACCCGTCGCTGGTCGTCAGGAACGCGCCGGCATATGCCACTCGCGGCATCCCATCCGGTTCGCGTCGCGCGAGCTCGACGGGGTCGCCGCCCAGATCGACGACCCCGGCGATCCCGCCCGCGGCGAGAAGGTGCTCGTCGATGAGGTGGAGGTGCACGTGATGGTCGATGAACGGCGGCAGCGAGATGCCGTGTTCGCCCGTGATCGCGCGTCGGCAGGGCAGGGCGCTGTCGCCGAGCAGCGCCTGCACCGCGAAGAGATCGGCATGGCTCATGCGATGCGCCGCCTTCGCAGCCCCGCGCTCACAGCGCGCTCCGCACGGCGAACAGTTCGGGAAAGAACGTGAGCTCGAGAGCCCTCTGCAGGAACGGCACGCCACTCGATCCCCCGGTGCCATGTTTGAACCCGATGATCCGCTCCACCGTCTTCAGGTGCCGGAACCTCCAGAGCTGGAAGTTGTCCTCGAGGTCGACGAGCTCCTCGCAGGTCTCGTATGCCGCCCAGTGCGCCTGCGGGTCGGTGTAGATCTCGGTGAGCACCGGGACGAGCTCCGGTGTGAACGTCCACGCTGTGGTGACGTCACGGTCGAGGACGGCGGCGGGAATCGCGTAGCCCCGGCGGGCGAGAAGTCGCAGGAACTCGTCGTAGAGACTCGGCGCCTCCAGCGCCGCGCGCACGAGCACGTGCGCTTCGGGATCGGTGGCGAATACCCGCAGCATGCCGGCGTTCTTGTTGCCGAGCGTGAACTCGACGGCACGGTACTGCGCGGACTGGAAGCCACTCGCGTTGCCCAGCACACCGCGGAATTGCACATACTCGGCCGGCGTGAGCGTCGCCAGCACCGACCACTGCTCGGTGAGCGTGCGCTGGATGTGCTTCACGCGGGCGATGCACTTGAGCGCCGGGGCGAGTCTGTCGTCGCGAAGCAGATCGCAGGCCGCTGACAGCTCGTGCAGCACGAGCTTCAGCCACAGCTCGGTGGTCTGGTGCTGGATGATGAAGAGCAGCTCGTCGTGGTGCTCGGGATCGCTGAGGGGCCGCTGCGCCGACAGCAGCGTCTCAAGGTCGAGGTAGCCCCCGTAGCTCATGCGGTCGGCGAAGTCCGTGACGACGGTCTCTTCTATCGTCCTGGTGTTGCGTTCGACGCCTTCGGTCACGAAGGCAACTCTACTGAGCGGCCCACTCAGCCGATGAGGTTGATCACGTCGTCGAGCCCCATGCCGTAGTCGATGCGGACGCAGGGCAGGGTGAGCTTGTCGGTGCCGATCGTCACGTAACCCGGTTCGACCGTCCGTGCCAACTCCCACCCCGCCTGACGAAGGGCCTCCTTCGCCGTGTCGTTGTAGTGGCCGAACGGGTACGCCATGACCTGCTTGACGCCCAGAACGGCCGCTGAAGCCTCCATGTCCGCCACGATGTCGGGAACCGGAAGGTTCACCATCCGCCCCTCGCCGTCAGCGCCGGGACGATGCATGTCGTGCGTATGCGAGCGCTGCTGCACGTACATCGATGGCGAGGGACCCGTGCCGTCGATCGTTATGCAGAACGCCGTGCTGAGGAGGTGCTTGTCGACGACGATCGGCAGCGCCAGCTGCAGCCAGCTGAGGTCGCAGTCGTCGTCGGTGATGATGACAGAGCGGCTCGGCAGCCACAGCCGGCCGTCGATGAACGCACTCAGCTCGTCCCACGTCGGCAGATAGAAGCCCCCGGTCGCGATGTGGTTCATGTGGGCGTCGAAGTCACCGATGTAGGCCCAGTTGCCGCGGAGGTAGCCGTTCTCGCCCTCCGGCCGTGTCGTGAACTGGTGGTACATCATGATCGGGATGCGCGCGTCCTCTGCCACGTTCGCGTCCACTGTGGTCCACGCGCCGTAGAGCGTCCGCTCCTGATCGGTGCACTCGACGAGCTCCGACCCGTTCACCCGTGCGGCGATCGTGCGGGCTGCCGCATCCGCCCGCGTCGCGTACCACCCCGCGAAGACCGCGTCCACGCGGTCCGGGATCGGCAGACCCGAGTACAGCGAACCCTGCGTCTGCAGCATGGGGGCATCGTTGATCTCGGCGCCGTCGAAGGTGACGGCGCAGGCGGCGGGATCGTCCGTGGTGGTCAGCAGCCGTTCGGACGCTGTCAGCGGGGTCGGGGCGGGCGAGGGCGTTAGGCTCGGAGTGGGAGTCAGCGTCGGACGCGGAGTCGGCGGAGTTCGAGGAGTCGGCGGGGTCGCAGGCGACGCCGAGGGCCGGCCCGCGGCATCCGTCATGTCAATGGGTGACGCTGACGGCTGAATCGCGTCGTCCATCTCCGGGGCGAGCGATGCCGACGGCTGGGCCGCGGGTTTCATCCCACCGGTGGCCGCGGCGAACGCGCCACCGCCGATCGTCACCGCGGCGACGACCCCGACCGCGACCCATATGGCCGCTCGTCGACGCGCGCGGCTGCCGGTACCAGCGCTCATGCCCCCATGCCTCCGGATCGGCGCCGCTCGTCCCGGCGGGTACGGCGCCGTACACGGATATTACTGCGGCAGATGCGGGGATGCCGCTAGGGCGCGATCAGCAACGGACGACGGCGGTGGGCCGGGTCGCTGCTAAAGGAGGGCGAGGTCGCGGAGCTTGGCTTCGACGTCGGCGTTGGAGGGCTCGACGTGATGGGACGAGTCCGGGTACACCACCACGGGGATGCTCGTCCGGCCGGAGATCTCCCGAGCCACATCTGCGGCATCCGGGTCCTGCATCAGATCCACGTACGTGTACTGGATTCCGAGGCCATCGAGCTGCCGCTTGGTGCGGACGCAGTCTCTGCACCAGTCGGCGCCGAACATCGTGATCGTGGAGGGGGACGTCATGCCTCCATTCTCCCGCATGGATGCTGGGCGGATGCCGAGCGGCTCCGACCCACGGAGCGTCAGAGCGGGCTGAGGATGCCCTCTGCCTCGCTATAGCGGCCGCCTGAGACCGGGCATACCCAGTCATCACCGTCGCGCTCGAGTGGGTGCCCCGCAGTGCCCACCCAGCCGATCCTGCGGGCCGGCACTCCGACGACCAGGGCGAACGCAGGGACGTCCTTGGTCACGACCGCGCCGGCCGCGATGAGCGCCCACTCGCCGATGGTGACGGGAGCGATGCAGACAGCCCGGGCGCCGATCGACGCGCCTGTGCCGATCGTGACTCCGACGGCGTGCCAGTCGTCGGCGCTCTTGGGGGTGAGGTCGGGGTTCACCGCTCGCGGGAACTCGTCGTTCGTCAGCACCGCCGCGGGCCCGATGAAGACGCCGTCGCCGAGCCGGGCGGGCTCGTAGACGAGCGCGTAGTTCTGCAGCTTGCAGCCGCTTCCCATCACGACATCCGGGCCGACGTAGGCCCCGCGCCCGATGTTGCAGTCCGCACCGATCTTTGCGCCCTCGCGCACCTGTGCGAGGTGCCACACCCGCGTGCGGTCGCCGATCTCGGCCGACTCGGCGACATCGGCGCTCGCCTGGACGACAGCGGTCTCGGATGCGGTCATGTTCGGGGCCTTCCGGTTGCACCTGCAGGGTCTGCCAAGCATACGATCAAGATTTGGGGCGGATTCGGCTTCCGAGCCTGGATAAGCGGATGACGCGGGTCGGCGTTGACGGTACACTCCTGAGCGGGGAGTAGAGGTTCTGGCGCGCACTGGGGATTCATCGCGTGCGCAGGATCTCTTCTAGACATGTGCGCGCGTGGGGCGTGTGCTGTGCACCCGTATGGGAACTGGGGAAGCATGCGCAAGTCGACTGTCGACGCTGTCGGAACGAATCGCAATGGGGGAAGGCTGAGAAGCCTCGCCATGGTGGCGTTGACGGCGCTCGTCGCCACGACGTTCATCGTGGTCCAGCCGGCCGCACCTGCCACGGCAGCCGGCAGCTCCTGCGGCGCGACGATAAACCCGATCGTGTGCGAGAACTCCAAGCCGGGCACCGACCCGGATGTCTGGGACATCGAGGGTGCCGGTGATTCCTCGATCCAGGGGTTTGCGACCGACATCAGTGTCAACGCCGGGCAGAAGATCGACTTCAAGATCGACACCAACGCCCGCGCCTACTCCATCGACATCTACCGGACTGGCTGGTACCAGGGTCTGGGCGCGCGCAAGATCACTTCGGTTTCCCCTTCCGCGACGCTGCCGCAGGCTCAGCCGCAGTGCATCTCGGATGTCACCACCGAGCTCTATGACTGTGGCACGTGGAAGGTGTCCGCTTCGTGGAACGTGCCGGCTGACGCAGTCTCCGGCGTCTACGTGGCCAAGCTCACCCGCGCCGATGATGGCGGCGCCAGCCACATCATCTTCATCGTCCGCAACGACGGCAGCACGTCCGACGTGCTCTTCCAGACATCCGACCCCACTTGGCAGGCATACAACAAGTACGGCGGCTCGGACTTCTACCAGGGTGCAGCGAACAATCGTGCCTACAAGATCAGCTACAACAGGCCGTTCGCGACACGTGGCAGCGACCAGGGGCGGGACTTCTACTTCAGCTCCGAGTACGCCACGGTGCGTTTCATGGAGCGCAACGGCTACGACGTGAGCTACCTCGCGGGAATCGACACGGATCGTCGCGGTGCCGAACTGCGAAACCACAAGGTGTTCATGTCG from Microbacterium pumilum carries:
- a CDS encoding kynureninase, with protein sequence MTPTDAAVVDSLEAEASALDGSDPLRRYRDAFVGSETSLVYFDGNSLGRPPRASLDRLSAFVRDEWGGRLIRGWDESWMRLPFTIGDAIGRSAIGAAPGQTVIGDSTTVLLYKLIRAAFDAQHSADPGRVEIVVDRDNFPTDRYLVDGIARERGGRVRWVDVDLAAGVTAEALAEAVGPSTAVVVLSHVAYRSGYLANAASLTRIAHDAGALILWDLCHSAGSVPVEADAWGFDLAVGCTYKYLNGGPGSPAFAYVAHRHQAALAQPVQGWMGTADVFAMGPDYRPADGMRRFLSGTPPIVGMLAMQDTLEMIQDAGIDAIRAKSVALTEFALRVCDALLAPLGVSVASPRDAASRGGHVTLSHPEMRAVTARLWADDVIPDYRDPAGLRIGLSPLSTSFAETYRGLLAVADAVRADDAGR
- the kynA gene encoding tryptophan 2,3-dioxygenase — encoded protein: MTEGVERNTRTIEETVVTDFADRMSYGGYLDLETLLSAQRPLSDPEHHDELLFIIQHQTTELWLKLVLHELSAACDLLRDDRLAPALKCIARVKHIQRTLTEQWSVLATLTPAEYVQFRGVLGNASGFQSAQYRAVEFTLGNKNAGMLRVFATDPEAHVLVRAALEAPSLYDEFLRLLARRGYAIPAAVLDRDVTTAWTFTPELVPVLTEIYTDPQAHWAAYETCEELVDLEDNFQLWRFRHLKTVERIIGFKHGTGGSSGVPFLQRALELTFFPELFAVRSAL
- a CDS encoding xylanase — protein: MSAGTGSRARRRAAIWVAVGVVAAVTIGGGAFAAATGGMKPAAQPSASLAPEMDDAIQPSASPIDMTDAAGRPSASPATPPTPRTPPTPRPTLTPTPSLTPSPAPTPLTASERLLTTTDDPAACAVTFDGAEINDAPMLQTQGSLYSGLPIPDRVDAVFAGWYATRADAAARTIAARVNGSELVECTDQERTLYGAWTTVDANVAEDARIPIMMYHQFTTRPEGENGYLRGNWAYIGDFDAHMNHIATGGFYLPTWDELSAFIDGRLWLPSRSVIITDDDCDLSWLQLALPIVVDKHLLSTAFCITIDGTGPSPSMYVQQRSHTHDMHRPGADGEGRMVNLPVPDIVADMEASAAVLGVKQVMAYPFGHYNDTAKEALRQAGWELARTVEPGYVTIGTDKLTLPCVRIDYGMGLDDVINLIG
- a CDS encoding glutaredoxin family protein translates to MTSPSTITMFGADWCRDCVRTKRQLDGLGIQYTYVDLMQDPDAADVAREISGRTSIPVVVYPDSSHHVEPSNADVEAKLRDLALL
- a CDS encoding acyltransferase, whose product is MTASETAVVQASADVAESAEIGDRTRVWHLAQVREGAKIGADCNIGRGAYVGPDVVMGSGCKLQNYALVYEPARLGDGVFIGPAAVLTNDEFPRAVNPDLTPKSADDWHAVGVTIGTGASIGARAVCIAPVTIGEWALIAAGAVVTKDVPAFALVVGVPARRIGWVGTAGHPLERDGDDWVCPVSGGRYSEAEGILSPL